The genomic DNA GCGATTCTCGACATATGTATGCAGCGGGCTTGGTCTCCACAGCCCCCCAGCCTGCGAGGCTCACGGGGCCCGCCCTCTCCCCCTGAGGGGACCCCTGCCTGCCGGCCTCCCTGTCAGCTCTCTCACCCCAGTGGGAAGAGCCTTCACCCACCAGGGCCTGCGGAGAGCTCCCTTTGACAGGGTCTAGCAAACAAGATAAACCAGGGCTGGCCATGAGACTCCTACTGCTCAGTTTGTTCCTTTTCAGGTTTCCATGCAGCTACAGGCTCCTGCACcaattacaccgatcagccataacattatgaccaccttccTAATATTGtgaaggtcccccttttgccgccaaaacagccctgacccatcgaggcatggactccactagacctctgaaggtgtgctgtggtatctggcaccaagacgttagcagtagatcctttaagtcctgtaagttgtgaggtggggcttccatggatcgtacttgtttggccagcacatcccaaagatgaactcgggattcatcagaccaagccaccttcttccattgctccatggtccagttctgatgctcacgtgcccattgtaggcactttcgccAGATGACatggggtcagcatgggcaccctgaccccaaccccaaccccatacacaacaaattgcgatgcactgtgtgttctgacacctttctatcagaaccagcattcactttttcggcaatttgagctacagtagctcgtctgttggatcggaccacacgggccagccttcgctccccacgtgcatcaatgagccttggccgcccatgaccctgtcaccagttcaccgcttttccttccttggaccacttttgataggtactgaccactgcagactgggaacaccccacaagagctgcagttttggagatgctctgacccagtcgtctacccatcacaatttggcccttgtcaaagtcgctcagatccttacgcttgcccatttttcctgcttctaacacatcaactttgaggacaaaatgttcacttgctgcctaatatatcccacccactgacaggtgccatgataacgagattatcagtgttattcacttcacctgtcagtggtcataatgttgtggctgatcggtgtatactgaCAAAGCTAATAttttcatgttattttaaaaatatattcatgttatttttatCTCTTCATGTCTGGCGATGCAAATGTGGTGAAAATGAGGCAGCAAGTGTAAAATATCCTTTTCTAAAATACAAAAGCCTACAGCTCTTCATCATGAAATGGCTTTTGCAATTTTTGTCCTATTCCTGGAAAGAGACTCCTGCTCAAACATGCCTCTGGCACTCCTGTGTCCATTCAATAGGGACAGTCTGAAGAGACTCTAGATAGACTTGTTTACTGCACTTAAAAGGAGTATCTGTGCAGTTAATCACAGTTCATCCAAGATACCCATAAGACAGCGTGAGCCACAGAAACAATAAGAAATACcccttattgttattaatagttACTAAATCAAAGGTCTGTTAGAGAGAGCTGGCAGATCTGGACTGAGCTGCTGAAGTGTCCCAGGAGGCTTATAAATTGCACAGGACTACTCTCTGTGAAAACAAGCTAGCACACATTTAGAAACCCTCTCGGGGGGTATCAGAGCCCACTGCCAGCTCTGCGCTTTCATTCACGTGATGCTTACCCTTCTGTTTCATGCGCTCCTTCCTGAGCTGTCTCTTCTCTCGACTGCTGATTTTAGTCACCCACACACCTGAAACACACAAGAGGTGCACTGTTTAATAGATACCCTCTCATAGTGGAGGCTGTAAACACATACATCAGGATGTTAGAACACATAAATATAAACCATAGACTTCCAACACAAAATTAACAACTAAAATATGCTTATTTCAAGTGCAAAACATTGGGGGCAGTGCTCCTTGGTCAAGTTTTAGTGCTATTGTTGTAGTTTCCTATATAAAATCAGATTTTACCCCAGATTAAAATAAAGCTTTGACCAACCGGCCAATAAGAAATGACTGACATATTACATGATGGCAGATTTTCATGGGGCTGAAGCAAGATTGCTCTGGCAAACAAAGAACTGCAATCAAGCACTTTAACTGTAAAttttgtttggtgttttttttttttttttttctgttggtcttttttttttttaaatgtgaattaGCTAAATCTTGATATGCACTTGTCCAGATGTTTGAACTGATCAACTTGGTAAATGACAATGcaatattgtataaaatatatgttttttttttttttaaatgttccactGACCCATCTCCTCCTCAGTCTTGTCTTTGCCAGGAAATGTGTCCTTCACAAACTTCTCTTCAACATTATCTGTCTTTCGCTTCTTTTTCTTGGGCTATAAACAGACAAATTgaatgtattgcatttaatgCAACTTAAATCTAGTCCTGCATCCTATTAAGGTATAGCCTAGACTTCTCCAACCATTTAGTTTATTCTTGAAATAAGTTTAGATCACTGTCTAAATGTCAGGCAAGAAAAAGCAACAAACTGGATGAGTAAGACGCAAATCATTTTTGGGCTGTTTCAGGACAGAAACATCATTGACAGCCATCTTACAAAGCAttaacacttaaaaaaagaagaaaaacaatcgCCAGGTTTACTAGAGTTGGACTGCTTTTGGAAAAGAGAAAGATACCATACAAATGTGATTTAAGTCACAGCTTCAGGAAGTTTCTGATATGGCTAAAATATGAGGCCCACATAATTCTTCATATTAAACATTTCTAGTAACAATTTAGAGAACAATAACATGTGAAAACAGCTAACTATTGAAGCTTGCATTTCTACCGACTAACGGTGCAAAAATGCAAACCAAGACGGAAGATATAGAGGCCTTTGGTCAGGTTGGTTAATATGCCTTCCTGTCACAGAAGTGCAGTCTTTCAGAAGACCCTCCCCCCGGCATTTCCTCAGGCCACCTCAGTCACTGAAGTCAGATGCatgaaaaataacacatttcacaGCTGACACAACAGGCAGCATATGGCAGTTTGCAAAATCCCTTCCAAACTAAAGCattgttaaaaacaacaatgcagCTGAAAGAGTAACTTTAAGTAAGTATGTCAGGGTATGAGAACGGAACATGATTTGAGGGCAAAGTTGTTTTGTGTTGATCCAACCGAGCCGAGAATGAAACCCTGATATATGCCCATGTTTGGGAGGTAGCTGCCGGTCTAAACTTTCTAATCTGTGGCTGACCACTTTGTCTAAAAACACAGGCAGTTGAACTTTGGCCAAGGCATCTTGGAACctcactaaattaaaaaaaaaaagaaaaaataacatacatacatattttgttaagtgTGAAGGAAACCATTCTACATCCAACTAAACTTCAGTTTTAACACACTGTGTTCACAAAGCCTTCTCCTTACAGGGCCCTGAGCAAAAGAGTAGTCTTTCctcttatttaaatgtattcccTGCTCTGTTGTAGGTAGATTTATGCAGTAAATTAGTATACTATTGTCCATTTCCTGTACTAGGCTTCTATTCCTTTTCAGTTGTAGTTTCCTCTTTGTGGTGCtatgtatttcattttcttatACCCACTGAAAGTAGTATATAAAATGAGTTCTGAAGATGGAATAATCTTGCAAACAGGGCGAGTCACATGTTTGTGTCGAGGACGAGACACGATTGCCTGACAGTTCAAGGAAAATGGCACACCTCCTGAAAGCACTTAACACTGAAACACTGTCAGCCAAAAACCTCCCTGGACAAAGCCAGCCTTTGCAGGATTCCCACAGACTGTAATCTAACCAGAGCAGCTTCAGTTTATATAATGAGGGAACTGACAGATGTGCAATGAGAAGCAGTTAAGTCTGTCAGCTCTTCCACATCACTCAGGGGTGCATACTCCACAGTTTTTAGCTGACAGGAACGCTATAAAAGGATATAAAAAAAGCTGCCAGAATTGTGCTGCATGAACTGTCAGAATTCTCAGTGGGTTGCTgtaatcttttaattattaaaaagggagcattatttaaatgttgtacattaaatacaatCTAGCTAAGTGAAAACCAattaggattttatttttaacactacAATCACATGAATACTCTTGTGATCAAACTGTGAAGTACTTCATAATATCCCAGGCACTATATTAAAATAGTAGTCAATTTATGATAGATGACTATATAACTGTCACCCATCAAGGCCAACAAAGGCTCCAGAAATGACCACAGAAGCACTTTTCTCCAGCACTGGAATTACCTTCATTTGCTTCTTGTCTGCAGCACTGGGACCCTGAGCCCCATTATCCAGGGGGGTTTGGATTTCGGAGGAATTGCGTGGCTGTCCATTTGCAGGCTCCTAGGGGTTGAGACACACTGTTAATCTCTTCAATAGCTGGGACAGATAGACAGATTTATACTGGTATGAAACAGATGTACAATATACATAGTTTTAGTCAAAAtaattcacacccttcatttgagaATATGTTATACAGAGActgatttaataaatacatattgtagactaaattataattatttaacaaaaatacTGTGAATAAATTCAGAGCCGTTCTAATAAGTGGTTTTGACAGCTTGTAACAATCCTgtgaaatgttttgttgttcCTAATACTTTATTATTCCTTTACAAGTATGtgattaaataaacatgtacaTGTACTAATTTATGTAGGGGTTTGTGAGATAGGGTGACTCTGAACAGGCACCCTTTTTTTGGTGAAAATGTGAAGACAAGGAAACTGGAACAATAATCACTTTGTGAGTTCCATTACACATTGTTCAGTACAGCTGCATGCTCTGTATCAACTGAGACCCAAATGCTGTATCCTCACACAATGACAGCAGCCATTCAAACGACTCTAGTCGCAAGTCGTTATTTCaccctgactgcattacagCCTAAACACACTGACAGCGACAGCAGTGGCAGACAATGAGGTCGGTCGAGTTGCTGGAGCGCAGATTTGCGCAGAAGTGCGGAAAACTGCGCTAAACGAACGCGACCCCCAGATACACCCCCCTCTCACATCCAACAAGCAAGACACGCTGCCACAAAGGGCATGCGATACTCTTATACTTATCGCACCAGTCAAAAGCCACTTAATTTCCCAATCAATCAATAAGAAGACAGACAGGGACAAGCAGCTCACCTACCTTCCCTCTCTCCTTGCCTTTCCTCTTGCCGAGCTCCTCGGGAGGTTTGCTCTTTCTCACGGTAATGACAGGTGCGGGTCTTCCCTGTAAGATGTCGTCGAAAGACAGGTCGCTATTGTTGTGCTGGCCGGAGAAGGCGGCTATGGCCCCACGCCGGCCTCTTCTCCGGAGgacaacaaacacaaagaagACCACACCCCCCAGCAGCACGGACAGCACGGGCAGAGCCTGGCAGCCGCCGAGCTGCGCAACCAGCTCCGCCACATCCGAGCCCCGCACGAACTCCGTCCCAGCGGCGAGCACCGAGCGCAGCAGCGCACTGCACCCCATCACTGGATCATCAATGTGTCAGTGCTCAGTCTGGTCTCGAAAGAACAATCCTCCCAAATCAAAATAACTGAACTAACTCGGATGTCTAGCGAACACTACCTGGATCCCTTGGATACCGTTACAAACATACGTCAAAGCATGCTTCAAATAGACTGAATACACAGGCCAATAAAGCAATATTCTTACAGTACTCCTCGTGTATTGATACGATGAAACTGACACCAAGAGACAGTCGGAAGTTTCCTCCTTcctggaaaagtgctacattgCCAACTTCATTGTTCCTGCAGCAAAGACATCTTTTGTACGTAAATAAAACGGCAGTGACTTCAGCTGATGACAAAGTCTTTCCCAAAAAACACAGAACGGCGTAAGTCAATGTTAGGAATAGCAGTAGTGGGAGAGATTGACGGTGGCCATCAAAGCCCAGAATAGACCGGGAGTAGCTGGTCCTGCGTTTGATGTTGCCTTCCATTCTGCTCCGCTATTGGTTGATTGAGCCATTTGTAACATGAAGTGCAGTGCGATGTGCGTTATTGATTTCCTGGGGCGGCCGAGTGATGAAATCGAGAATATTAATAACAGCATGCGTTTAATGTATCTGAAGGTagtttgtctgcatgtgacagtGCTTTGTGCGGGATATATTGAtggatatgtatttttatactggtattattattattattattattattattattattattattagtgttattattGTGTTCTGACCATCACAATGAAGTCGCATTTTCTGGTCTTGGAGCAACCTGCAATCTTCTATTTTCATGTGTTGGGGGGCTTTACCATAACGGGCACTAGATGGCATAAGAGCAGTGTTAAATAtaaagtacaaataaaatatactaCTATTTACCTACTATAGctagtaatacaaataaaacaactatTTCAGCATTCGAATTAAGTGCTGTGAGTGGTATACtataagaaaattaaaatgtcttaaaCAGCCACAAAtattgacatttgagaaaaCGTAGAGCAATAACATATTTAAAAGACAATCTAGTTTaagcataataataaagcacacactatttaaatcaagaaaacaGTAATTTTATTACAAATTCACTTGTTTTGTTATTAAAAGAATTGAAATGAAATTCGCGTTTATAATTAGTAAAATGTAATCACACTCACACTTCACACTGTGCCACTGTTCTTAATATCATCTCAAATGCATGCATCAAAGAACTTGAACATACTTTTTGTTCTCCTCTCTCAGATAAGGCTTCCATTGAAGAAACATGTTCTACATTCTACTTTAACAGCCTCTGTTCTTCCTTTATCCTGCAGTAATGACAGAGGCTGTTCACTGAACTCCAGCTTCATCACAGACAAGCAACAGGGGTTATTCACTTCAGAAGGAAGCCAGAGCCACTGATTTGAGGAATGTTAAAGGCATCGAGGCTTTGATGCCTTTGAAGAATTCAAATGGCTTTctcttttaaattaatatcaTTATTGAAATACTGCTAGGCCACTCCAATGGCACAGAGACTAAGTTCAACCATACATATCTGATTAATTTGCTTTATATTCTGGGACATTTGTAGTAGCTGTGACAGAGTGAGTTGGCAGTTCTTTCCTATCAGAAACCCTGTGCTCTCTGGTTAggtaaaaatactaaaactcTCAGAGCAATAACAGAAAGAGGGGCTGTGGACTGTACATGCCAAAATCACTTCACTTTCACTTTAAGCCATCAAAACATTTATTCAATCCTGGAGCTTGAGGTTGTGCCAAAAGAATGATGCCAGTTCTTTAAGAATGAAATGTGTACATAGGCAGAACAATGATAAACCTCAGCTATTATGTGCTGTGTATTGTCTGACCTAACTTTCGTCTTTTGCTCAAGCATTCACTTGCAGATTTTACTTTTCACTTTGAgatcaacataaaataaacataaaaacaagagGAAAGCAAGTAAGCTTGATTAGGAAGAGCTTAGATCTCAAAGAGAAGCCACCTGTGAACAGACAGATGTCTTCCTGGACCTGTTCAGGTATCACAGGGATTAGCTATAGAAAAAGGTAACTGGTATGGAAATCCTGCAAAAAAGGGAAATTCCACCTATTGTTGAATATTTAGTTTCTGCTCGTATCAAGTCTGACCAGCAGGAGTCGCCTGTTCATATCACAGCATGTTGTGTCCAGGAGAATCTCGTTATCTGTGTTTTGTTCCAATAATTCTGTATAAATTTGTATAAAAAATGACAGATGCCAAAATAAGACTTCATCattaaaacacttaaaacagaaacaatttcaAAAAGCAATTTAATTCAGGTGCTGTCGCTGGCCTGACCATTTCAGGTTCATTTCTTGGTACCATTGGTCtattaaactttaatttttccaaaatgaaagaaagaaacaaactaaCCTTAAaccttaatgttttaattttaatgtatctTTCAAATTATAGAGATTTGGTTTCCCGATTAGCAATGCTCTATTAATAACAAAGAAACTCTATTGAAGCATTCATTTAATGACAAACATATTTTCTCAAGGTGGGATCTTTAATTGAAACCCAATGTTGCTCAGTAATGCTGTCTGGAACATTGATTACATTTCACTATAAAAGTAAAAAGGAACATATGTTTCACATCAGTTTTATGCATTTTGTTAAAGTTTCCCTCAGTTCTAAGTGGCTAGTGATAATCACTCTGACTGCATAATAGGGAATGATAGGCTGGTCAATACAACTATGTAGAATATTTTAGGTCATGtacattgtatgtatgtatgtatgaatgtgtgaatgtatttatgtatgtataattatggtcaaacattttaaaaaatatacctACACGCTAGTTTGACaaggacaaaaaaacaagaaaaaaagctACACATCAAACCAAAAATCTGAAGTCATAAGATGAAAACAAACTAACAGACATCAAACATTACTGGAATATTTACTGGGGGAGCGACTGTAGATCTGGAAACATTCACACAACTAGGTATGAATACAATCCCACAGAAATGGCTAACTTGTATGTGTGTAAAATAAGTCTTGTATCTATGATTTAGGGCAGTGATAAACTCCTGGGCTGCAGGGCCTTCTGATTTTGTACTCCAtccattttcttatttaaaataaataattagccTAAGTTGACACTTGTTTACAAGTCTAGTCCATCAAGACTTTTCAGCTGCTTATAAGTCCTTACAGTCATTATTTAGACCTTGGAATTATTTGGCCTTTTTACATAGCAATGCTTGAGTGTTTCTTTATTGACCCCAAGGAAAGCAATGGTCCATAAAAAACATCAGTACAATCATTCAATAAATCTGTTCACTCCTGAGTGTTGCAGAGTTTGCTTTGTGCATAAATCAGTTGTTTTGCATTGTACACCTCAGCTAATTGGCTTTCTCTTTTTGTGTCAAGAAGGTGCTTTTAAAACCTGCTGCGCTGTAGCCCTCTGGGACCTGGCGTGAAGACAACTTGTttggaaatatttgtattggtttTCCTGAAGTGACTTTCACCTATGGGAAGTAGCCTGATGTATAACCCAATAGCTTGATGTCATGCATTGAATTGGATTGTTAATCTCTGATCCAAAATCAACTACTGTTATAGACTGGAATGCAAGGGATGAAAAACTACCAAGAAATAAACTCACAGAAAAGGAGAAGGTGAGATTAGAAGCTTTGCAGGCCTAAACTGGAACAGAGATGCTGCAgatcgaaacaagtggaaacaccTTGGGCAGGCCTTCCTCCAGCAGTGGGTCGACaaaggctgctgctgctatGCATAGGTATCCAGTAATGGTCATACATTACCAGTGAGCAAGGCTAAAATGAATAGGCTTAGATTAGCAACAGTACTagatagtttttttaaatatatttgaagagTTTGGTCAATTCATACGACCACTTGTATTACAGTGCTGCCAGGAAAACAGGATTTGTTCTTGACTCCTTTGCTGCACTTATTTTGGGGGAACCCAAAATCTCTCCAAAAATTGATTTCTTTTGAAAGGCTGTAAATGATACTTGATACCAGCATGATCCCACTGCATTATGCAGCACAAATCCTTACAGGAAGCACTGAAACCAAACATGACTGGATTACCCACATCAAACTGCTGTGacagtaaaacattaaaattgttACCACATTTTCATAATCCTAACCTTACTGTGGTATCACGATTGTAAGACAATTTCCCTTGCGTCTGCAAAAGAGTGATGCTATGTTTATGATGCAATTTTGAGTGGCTCGATAACTAATTAAAATAAGTCTGGTTTTACCCCCTTTAAGTggtatccatccatttttgaaaccacttGTCCTGGTGAGGCATaaggcacaaggcaggaatacacccaggacaggacatCAGTCCATTGCTTAGCAATGCACACAGCAATTTAGAGAGGCCAATtcacctaacctgcatgtctttggacagtgggatgaaaccagagtgcccagagaaaacccacatggacatggggaaaacatgcaaactccacacagacaggcactacAAACAGGGCcttgaacccaggacccctggagctgtgaggcagcagcgctaaccaccacACCACCTTGCCCTAGTAATGCTctaccaggcctgtactgcagctgtctttagttcttgcttgttcttggggtgttttgccttcagttttgcctcaggaatcaaaacaaaccaatcaaagAGATAGCACAAACATTAGGTGTTGCCAAATCAACGAATTGGTACATTAAGTCAAcagtcaagagaagacttcaccagagtaaatacagagggtttaccacaagatgtaaacaggaaacgggaagaccagattagaagtttgccaaaaaacatctaaagaaccctatacagttctggaacatcatgtggacagatgagacaaagatcaacttgtaccagaatgatgggaagagaagagtatggagaagggaaggaattGCTCATGATCCGACGCATAccatctcatctgtgaagcatgttatggcatgggcatgtatggctgacaAAACAGCAGGataaattctgaagtgtttagggctatcttatctgctcagattcagccaaatgctttaAAATTCATTGCacagcgcttcacagtgcagatggacaatgacctgaagcatgctgtgaaagcaacccaagacttttttaaggtgaagaagtggaatgttctgcaatggccaagtcaatcagctgacctgaatccaactgaccATGCATTTCACTGGCTGAAGGCAAAAGCAGGAAccaaagacagctgcagtacagagtacagagcatcaccagtcattgactgcaaaagatttgccaccaagtattgaaactcacaatttaattcatgattatgttagtttgtccaaatacttttgagcccctaaaattggggggaccacatatacaaatgtgtgtaattcctacaccattcacccaatttagatgtaactaccctcaaattaaacatgaaagTCTACGCTTTATTGATTGTTTCAGATCCATTGTAcaaagccaaaatgatgaaaattgtgtccttgtccaaatatttatggacctagcTGTATATCTAAGGGTATATTGGCACCCAGGAAGCAGAAGGCAGAAAGagatatagaaaataaaatactttcatttaaataaactaacaaaaaacCACCAGCACATTCTCCTGAAAGAACTAAACTCTATTAGTCTGTTAATCCTCCTTCAGTCTCTGTGTTCATTCAGTCCTCTCTTTTTTTGGAGCAAAGGTTCTTTAAAATGGTGTGGTGCCGACTCAGGGGGATAATTGACTGATTGGCCAACTATACATGAGCAATGTGGCATATTCCTATGCTGGTCTGCTGGCCAGTCAGTCAATTAAGCCTCTCAGACCAGCACACCTAAAAAGTCTGTCCCCGTGGCAGGGTGGGGTGGGATCTCCCCCGTCACAAGACCTATACACACTTAAGAAAATGTGTCGTTTTCAAACTATCAGGCGAAAATTTGAAATAGGTTGCACAATGGAAAGAAGTAAAACAGATGTTCTTTTGGAATTATTTTGACGGAGGCAGCATAATGTCCTATAGAAATCGTCCAACTTCACAGAAATTGTggcaatgtattttttattgacaCAAACTTGATGTTGTTTGGGAGTGTAACGACTGTGCAGAGCAGCATATGAAATCTGTGCTTTTATAGCAGCCACACATCTATACATCTGTTGGAAGTGACTATAATCCTGAAGGAAAACACTTATTTCAAGGATGTGCTCTTccattatataaatacaataaaaatgaaactgtCAGTATA from Amia ocellicauda isolate fAmiCal2 chromosome 1, fAmiCal2.hap1, whole genome shotgun sequence includes the following:
- the LOC136749428 gene encoding protein LYRIC isoform X2, producing MGCSALLRSVLAAGTEFVRGSDVAELVAQLGGCQALPVLSVLLGGVVFFVFVVLRRRGRRGAIAAFSGQHNNSDLSFDDILQGRPAPVITVRKSKPPEELGKRKGKERGKEPANGQPRNSSEIQTPLDNGAQGPSAADKKQMKPKKKKRKTDNVEEKFVKDTFPGKDKTEEEMGVWVTKISSREKRQLRKERMKQKGTWDLKDLKSEPVTFGTVPDFTSEFGASPEDISSQASPSHGQWRAQMASLGVDEAWLGLDYPFDVDQSSDWNPPSEEWGNWCEESSALAQPEGHRPPGQGPGKKLKEDGEKGSASVKSSQWEADDSDIKGLAGTGPSDEPGTKKDRKKKKKKMRKET
- the LOC136749428 gene encoding protein LYRIC isoform X1, coding for MGCSALLRSVLAAGTEFVRGSDVAELVAQLGGCQALPVLSVLLGGVVFFVFVVLRRRGRRGAIAAFSGQHNNSDLSFDDILQGRPAPVITVRKSKPPEELGKRKGKERGKEPANGQPRNSSEIQTPLDNGAQGPSAADKKQMKPKKKKRKTDNVEEKFVKDTFPGKDKTEEEMGVWVTKISSREKRQLRKERMKQKDPVKGSSPQALVGEGSSHWGERADREAGRQGSPQGERAGPVSLAGWGAVETKPAAYICRESQSQDPGKAGRRPVEWVPPGTQEEDIFSHVGTWDLKDLKSEPVTFGTVPDFTSEFGASPEDISSQASPSHGQWRAQMASLGVDEAWLGLDYPFDVDQSSDWNPPSEEWGNWCEESSALAQPEGHRPPGQGPGKKLKEDGEKGSASVKSSQWEADDSDIKGLAGTGPSDEPGTKKDRKKKKKKMRKET